A single window of Thiomicrorhabdus immobilis DNA harbors:
- the dusA gene encoding tRNA dihydrouridine(20/20a) synthase DusA, which translates to MTDKTHSIIPERALSKNLSHNNSAVGFSVAPMLDWTDKHCRYFHRQLTEQAWLYSEMVTTGAIIYGDNLPRFLGHNDCEAPVVLQLGGSDSKDLATCAALGEEWGYSEINLNVGCPSDRVQNNMIGACLLGHPELVAENVSAMKAKVDIPVTVKTRIGIDDQEEFEILHQFVAGLVEAGVDGLIVHARKAWLQGLSPKENREIPPLKYDWVHRLKQEFPELDIAINGGLKTHSDALAHYSSYQDLSAVDGVMLGRAAYEQPYMLAEVDRLYYAKNAPIITREQVLEKMYPYIEQHLTDGGKLIQITRHMLGLFHGLPGGRIWRRHLSENAFKTCAGVNVVEEAYQMVNQEIQRMEDRA; encoded by the coding sequence TTGACAGACAAAACACATTCAATCATTCCAGAGCGAGCGCTATCGAAAAACCTGAGTCATAACAACAGTGCGGTTGGATTTTCCGTTGCGCCCATGTTGGATTGGACTGACAAGCATTGCCGTTATTTTCATCGCCAGTTAACTGAGCAGGCCTGGTTATATAGTGAAATGGTTACTACGGGTGCGATTATCTACGGTGACAATTTACCGCGTTTTTTAGGCCATAATGATTGTGAGGCACCAGTGGTTTTACAGCTTGGTGGTAGCGATTCAAAGGATTTGGCAACCTGTGCCGCTTTAGGTGAAGAGTGGGGGTATTCCGAAATCAATTTGAATGTCGGTTGTCCAAGCGATCGTGTACAAAACAATATGATTGGCGCTTGTCTACTTGGTCATCCCGAGTTGGTGGCTGAAAATGTTTCGGCAATGAAAGCCAAGGTTGATATTCCGGTTACCGTGAAAACCCGAATCGGGATTGATGACCAAGAAGAGTTTGAAATTTTACATCAATTTGTAGCAGGCCTGGTTGAAGCGGGTGTGGACGGCTTGATTGTTCATGCTCGTAAAGCCTGGTTGCAAGGTTTGTCACCAAAAGAAAATCGCGAAATCCCCCCGTTGAAATACGACTGGGTGCATAGACTTAAGCAAGAGTTCCCTGAATTGGATATCGCAATCAATGGCGGTTTGAAAACTCATTCGGATGCTTTGGCGCATTACTCATCTTACCAAGACCTTTCTGCAGTGGATGGTGTAATGCTTGGTAGAGCAGCCTATGAACAGCCCTATATGCTTGCTGAGGTAGACCGTTTATATTATGCAAAAAACGCTCCTATCATTACTAGAGAGCAGGTTCTTGAAAAAATGTATCCTTATATAGAACAGCATCTGACGGATGGTGGAAAACTTATTCAGATTACCCGTCACATGTTAGGGTTGTTTCATGGTTTACCTGGTGGGCGCATTTGGCGTAGACATCTGTCGGAAAATGCCTTTAAAACCTGTGCTGGAGTCAATGTGGTTGAGGAAGCCTATCAAATGGTCAATCAAGAAATACAGCGCATGGAAGATCGTGCATGA
- the gltX gene encoding glutamate--tRNA ligase, with the protein MIRTRFAPSPTGYLHIGGVRTALYSWLYAKKQGGEFTLRIEDTDLERSTEESVNAILEGMSWLGLDYDHGPIYQTHRFERYKEVIQQLFDKGLAYYCYATPEELDVMREAQKAAGEKPRYDGRYRDFTGEPPTGIDPVIRFKNPIDGDVVIDDLVKGQVVINNKELDDLIIARPDGTPTYNFTVVVDDWDMGMTHVIRGDDHLNNTPRQINLYKAIGAEVPKFAHIPMVLGEDGSRLSKRHGAVSVLQYKEQGFLPEALLNYLVRLGWSYGDQEVFSIDEMVKYFDLDSVNSSPSTFDTAKLTWINEQHIKNAPAEHLATHLSPFVAQLGCDLTQGPALSDVANLLRDRAKTLVEMAQGSVYFYRDFEEFEADAAKKHLRPVAEEALRLVLEKLSALQEWNAEAIHNEINATAEALEVGMGKVGMPLRVAITGGGQSPAIDATAELIGKERCMMRLNMALDFIEKRKESQ; encoded by the coding sequence GTGATTCGTACTCGATTTGCACCAAGTCCAACCGGTTATTTACATATCGGTGGCGTTAGAACAGCCCTTTATTCATGGCTTTATGCCAAAAAACAAGGTGGTGAATTTACGCTACGTATTGAAGATACTGACTTGGAACGCTCAACTGAAGAGTCTGTTAATGCGATTTTAGAAGGCATGAGCTGGCTAGGACTGGACTACGATCACGGACCGATCTATCAAACTCATCGCTTTGAACGCTATAAAGAGGTGATTCAGCAACTGTTTGATAAAGGCCTGGCTTATTATTGCTATGCCACTCCCGAAGAGTTGGATGTTATGCGTGAAGCTCAAAAAGCGGCGGGAGAGAAACCTCGTTATGATGGTCGCTATCGTGATTTTACTGGAGAACCGCCCACAGGCATTGACCCCGTTATCCGTTTCAAAAACCCAATTGATGGTGATGTTGTGATTGACGACCTCGTCAAAGGACAGGTTGTTATCAATAACAAAGAGCTGGATGATTTAATCATCGCACGTCCAGACGGCACTCCAACCTATAATTTTACCGTGGTAGTCGATGACTGGGATATGGGAATGACCCATGTTATCCGTGGTGATGACCACCTAAACAATACACCGCGTCAAATCAACTTGTATAAGGCCATTGGCGCAGAAGTTCCTAAATTCGCACACATTCCAATGGTGTTGGGTGAAGATGGTAGCCGTTTATCCAAACGTCACGGGGCTGTGAGTGTTCTTCAGTATAAAGAGCAGGGCTTTCTGCCTGAGGCGCTATTGAACTATCTTGTTCGTTTAGGATGGTCTTATGGTGATCAAGAAGTTTTCTCGATTGATGAGATGGTGAAGTACTTCGATTTAGATTCCGTTAACAGCTCTCCATCAACCTTCGATACCGCGAAATTGACATGGATTAATGAACAGCACATAAAAAACGCACCCGCAGAGCATTTGGCAACTCACCTGTCGCCTTTTGTAGCGCAGTTAGGTTGTGATTTAACTCAAGGGCCAGCGTTATCCGATGTGGCTAATCTATTACGTGACAGAGCGAAAACGTTGGTTGAGATGGCTCAAGGTTCGGTTTACTTCTACCGTGACTTTGAAGAGTTTGAAGCTGATGCGGCCAAAAAACATCTCCGTCCCGTTGCTGAAGAGGCATTGCGCCTGGTTTTAGAAAAATTGAGTGCGTTGCAAGAATGGAACGCTGAGGCAATTCATAATGAGATCAACGCCACCGCTGAAGCACTTGAAGTAGGGATGGGTAAGGTAGGGATGCCATTGCGTGTTGCGATTACTGGTGGTGGTCAATCACCGGCCATTGATGCAACGGCAGAGCTGATTGGTAAAGAGCGTTGTATGATGCGTCTGAATATGGCGTTAGACTTTATTGAGAAACGTAAAGAGTCACAATAG
- a CDS encoding RelA/SpoT family protein — protein sequence MNPIQTLYDEVFKDFTLTEVQHDRCMQACGMALEADNLPEKGRVRGYAVAQILASLKLDEETLIAALVSDANLEAIYPIENIVEQFGKATAKLVEGIRKLNKFKDFDIERKSDDVQNERLRQMLLAMTSDIRIMIMKLAYRVARLRDLKHESEEVRHQIAAETELIFSPLANRLGIAQLKWELEDLSFRYLHPEEYKNIASQLQSKRSERENYIKIVLDTLDEMLKQHHINAKISGRPKHIYSIWKKMKRKVLPIEELYDLRAVRIYVDNIQMCYETLGLIHSRWNYVRHEFDDYIATPKENGYQSIHTVIIGPEGKTVEIQIRTLEMHHNAEYGVAAHWRYKEGGKSTFDENLERSIANVRQLLENSDDPDIFKEISTELQSKHIYIMTPQNEIITLRQGATPLDFAYQIHTELGHRCRGAKVNGRIQPLSYVLNTGDKVEVLTIKNGEPSRNWLNPNLGYLTSSSARNKVRNWFNKQNKAENITTGESLFNREVKRLHAETVSSKKVAERFKLESVETLFEDIGKGRINERQLTNAIQSELRPERTQNRQQRIFSFEQSAEKIEQARAYVIGAVHLTTNLAPCCEPRPYDDIVGFVTRGRGITVHKHDCPNILNLSHDDQRRIIEVSWDKNQAEQPCFTADLQVIAFDRKGLLRDVMATLTDLDINLIASQTKTNTQENSVLMNLTLELDYSTNLGDLLDHIEIIPNVESVSIKTD from the coding sequence ATGAATCCTATCCAGACACTTTATGATGAAGTATTCAAAGATTTTACCTTAACAGAAGTTCAACATGACCGTTGCATGCAAGCTTGTGGAATGGCTCTTGAAGCGGATAACCTGCCTGAAAAAGGCCGAGTACGCGGTTACGCTGTCGCACAAATACTGGCCTCTCTCAAGCTGGATGAGGAGACCCTGATAGCTGCTTTAGTCAGCGATGCCAATCTTGAAGCCATCTATCCGATTGAGAACATCGTTGAGCAGTTTGGTAAAGCCACCGCTAAATTGGTTGAAGGGATACGAAAGCTTAATAAGTTTAAAGATTTTGATATCGAACGTAAGTCGGATGATGTACAGAATGAGCGCTTAAGACAAATGTTGCTCGCCATGACGTCTGATATCAGAATCATGATAATGAAACTGGCTTACCGTGTAGCACGTCTTAGAGACCTTAAACACGAGAGTGAAGAGGTGCGCCATCAGATTGCCGCCGAAACCGAGCTGATATTCTCACCGTTGGCGAATCGTTTGGGGATTGCCCAACTTAAATGGGAATTGGAAGACCTCTCTTTTCGCTACCTTCACCCGGAAGAATATAAGAACATCGCAAGTCAGTTACAGTCCAAACGTTCAGAACGTGAAAACTACATAAAGATTGTTCTGGATACGCTTGATGAAATGCTTAAGCAACATCATATCAATGCCAAAATCTCCGGCAGACCCAAGCATATTTACAGCATCTGGAAGAAGATGAAACGCAAAGTGCTGCCAATTGAAGAGCTGTATGATCTGCGTGCCGTGCGTATCTACGTTGACAATATTCAGATGTGTTATGAAACATTAGGGCTTATCCATAGTCGCTGGAACTATGTGCGCCATGAATTTGACGACTATATAGCCACTCCCAAAGAAAACGGCTACCAATCGATCCATACAGTCATTATCGGCCCGGAAGGAAAAACTGTTGAGATTCAGATTCGCACCCTTGAAATGCATCACAATGCAGAATACGGTGTCGCTGCTCACTGGCGTTATAAAGAAGGTGGAAAAAGCACCTTTGACGAGAACCTGGAGCGGAGCATTGCCAATGTAAGACAGTTGCTGGAAAACTCGGATGATCCCGATATTTTCAAAGAGATCAGCACCGAGCTCCAGAGTAAACATATTTACATCATGACTCCGCAAAATGAGATCATCACTCTCAGACAAGGGGCTACCCCGCTCGACTTTGCCTATCAAATCCATACCGAGTTAGGCCATCGTTGTCGAGGTGCCAAAGTCAATGGACGAATTCAACCGTTGAGTTATGTTTTGAATACCGGTGATAAGGTTGAGGTTTTAACCATCAAAAATGGTGAACCAAGTCGTAACTGGCTGAACCCTAACCTCGGCTACCTAACAAGCTCTAGTGCGAGAAACAAAGTTAGAAACTGGTTTAATAAACAGAATAAAGCCGAGAACATCACAACCGGTGAATCTTTATTTAACCGAGAAGTTAAGCGTTTACATGCGGAAACGGTCTCAAGCAAAAAAGTAGCGGAACGTTTCAAGCTGGAATCGGTTGAAACTCTATTTGAGGATATTGGTAAGGGACGAATCAATGAACGTCAACTTACCAATGCAATACAATCTGAGCTACGACCAGAAAGAACTCAAAACAGACAGCAGCGTATCTTCAGTTTCGAACAGTCGGCTGAAAAAATTGAGCAAGCTCGGGCTTATGTCATTGGTGCGGTACATTTGACCACCAATCTGGCGCCTTGTTGTGAGCCTAGACCGTATGACGATATTGTCGGCTTTGTTACCCGTGGGCGCGGGATTACCGTGCATAAGCATGATTGTCCCAATATCCTAAACTTATCGCATGATGATCAGCGTCGGATTATTGAGGTTTCTTGGGATAAAAACCAGGCTGAACAGCCATGCTTTACGGCGGATCTTCAGGTTATCGCTTTTGACCGTAAAGGCTTGTTAAGGGATGTTATGGCAACCCTGACGGATTTGGATATCAACTTGATTGCTTCGCAAACCAAAACCAATACCCAAGAAAACAGCGTTTTGATGAATCTGACCCTGGAGTTGGATTACTCAACCAACCTGGGTGACTTGTTGGATCATATTGAGATCATTCCAAACGTCGAATCGGTATCCATTAAAACGGACTGA
- a CDS encoding ATP-binding protein — MLTAHNGLRLSIRTRFFILLLLLTILPFLAYRFAIDLHRIMLNNQAIVQEQTVENLALILENRTDLWALQIQSGMPTRLAHLNLTNSVLWVVNESRQTTYVVGQLPNQEVPKPVDLFTTSGKILIKTLAAFLPYSLPYPYPQSATPEHNLITTALQGKTHQQYRMDQNKQPISLMSSTPLIIKGKIIGAIVLEQRMETLFSHNLNYFYRLIGIGAFIFLIVIIGALIHTASLSNRIIRLDNDVKRTFNSQGRITELSFPDRSARIYHDELSDLRHHIYEMLKQLGAYERYLKQLPKTLRHEIHNPLNRLSMALSLLEQKSDNPQLGYAQHALAQLKQIISSLSEATSIEDSLQSQAPENFPIGIMLKHYLQNTETLHTDWNLEYNCNIPDDIQVCGDGFMIEQLMDKLLSNAADFSDDKTPITIHCRLLGDNVQISVMNSGPLLPDGYEKQVFDGMTSIRTLNQDEQTHLGLGLYIVKLIADFHKGSVYAENVNSYQNQAFQGVRFVVNLPVNRG, encoded by the coding sequence ATGCTGACTGCTCATAATGGCCTAAGGCTATCCATTAGAACCCGTTTCTTTATCTTATTGTTATTATTAACAATCCTACCTTTTCTGGCTTATCGTTTTGCGATAGATTTACACCGTATCATGTTGAATAATCAGGCGATTGTTCAAGAGCAGACCGTAGAAAACCTTGCGTTGATCCTTGAGAACAGAACCGATCTTTGGGCACTGCAAATACAGTCGGGCATGCCGACTCGTTTGGCACATTTGAATTTGACCAATTCTGTTTTGTGGGTGGTGAATGAAAGCCGCCAAACGACCTATGTAGTCGGACAACTGCCTAATCAAGAAGTTCCGAAGCCGGTCGACCTATTTACCACTTCAGGCAAAATCCTGATTAAAACACTGGCTGCATTTCTGCCCTACTCCTTGCCTTACCCTTACCCACAAAGCGCGACACCGGAACACAATCTGATCACCACGGCTTTGCAAGGTAAGACACATCAGCAATACCGTATGGATCAAAATAAACAACCTATTTCACTCATGTCATCCACGCCGTTGATTATCAAAGGTAAGATTATTGGTGCCATCGTTTTAGAACAGCGTATGGAAACATTGTTCAGTCATAACTTAAACTACTTCTACAGACTGATTGGAATCGGTGCCTTCATCTTTCTGATTGTCATCATAGGTGCATTAATCCATACCGCCTCTTTATCCAATAGAATCATTCGCTTAGACAATGATGTAAAACGCACTTTCAATAGTCAAGGACGCATTACCGAACTCTCATTTCCTGATAGAAGCGCACGAATCTATCACGATGAGCTATCGGATTTAAGACATCATATTTATGAAATGTTAAAGCAGTTGGGTGCCTATGAACGCTATTTAAAACAGCTACCAAAAACCCTACGTCATGAAATCCATAACCCCCTAAACCGTCTTTCAATGGCGCTGTCGTTATTGGAACAAAAAAGCGATAACCCTCAACTGGGCTATGCACAACATGCTTTAGCTCAGTTAAAGCAAATCATAAGTTCACTTTCAGAAGCCACAAGTATAGAAGACAGTCTGCAAAGCCAAGCGCCAGAAAACTTTCCAATCGGGATAATGCTGAAACACTATTTGCAAAACACCGAAACTTTACACACCGATTGGAATTTGGAATATAACTGCAATATTCCAGATGATATTCAAGTCTGTGGTGATGGTTTCATGATTGAGCAATTGATGGACAAACTCTTAAGTAATGCTGCAGACTTTTCAGATGATAAAACCCCTATCACCATTCACTGTAGGCTTTTAGGTGACAATGTGCAGATTTCGGTGATGAATTCAGGCCCCCTACTTCCTGACGGCTATGAAAAACAAGTGTTTGACGGAATGACTTCGATTAGAACTTTAAATCAGGATGAGCAAACCCATCTCGGGCTAGGCTTGTATATTGTTAAGTTGATTGCCGACTTTCATAAAGGAAGTGTTTACGCTGAGAATGTTAACAGCTACCAAAACCAAGCGTTTCAAGGGGTTAGGTTTGTGGTCAACCTTCCAGTTAATCGGGGTTGA
- the arsC gene encoding arsenate reductase (glutaredoxin) (This arsenate reductase requires both glutathione and glutaredoxin to convert arsenate to arsenite, after which the efflux transporter formed by ArsA and ArsB can extrude the arsenite from the cell, providing resistance.): MVKSAVIYHNPRCSKSRNTLQILNENGYQVDEIRYLENPPNKQELAELCELMKVTPLEIVRTGEDLFTELGLTKQDKRSDDEWLAILVENPKLIERPIVRVGNKAIMGRPPENVLEII, translated from the coding sequence ATGGTGAAATCAGCTGTTATTTATCATAACCCTCGATGCTCTAAAAGCCGTAATACTTTACAAATACTCAATGAAAATGGTTATCAAGTGGATGAAATACGTTACCTTGAAAATCCGCCAAATAAACAAGAGCTAGCCGAGTTGTGTGAGTTGATGAAAGTAACGCCCTTAGAGATTGTCAGAACCGGAGAGGATTTGTTTACCGAACTAGGTTTAACAAAACAAGATAAGCGTTCTGATGATGAATGGCTCGCTATTTTAGTCGAAAATCCAAAACTGATTGAAAGACCCATTGTTAGAGTCGGCAACAAAGCCATTATGGGAAGGCCACCAGAAAATGTACTGGAAATCATCTAA
- the xseB gene encoding exodeoxyribonuclease VII small subunit: MAQTAESFKENYQKLQEIAQKLANSGEVDIDELVPMVDDATRAYQLCKSRIEAVETALNTRLETESSNQSED; this comes from the coding sequence ATGGCTCAAACAGCAGAGAGTTTTAAAGAAAATTATCAAAAACTACAAGAAATTGCCCAAAAACTTGCCAATAGTGGCGAGGTCGATATTGATGAACTTGTCCCAATGGTTGATGATGCTACAAGAGCCTATCAGCTTTGTAAATCGCGAATTGAAGCGGTGGAAACAGCGCTTAACACCCGTTTGGAAACGGAATCTAGTAATCAATCTGAGGACTGA
- the xseA gene encoding exodeoxyribonuclease VII large subunit, protein MIFLEVPFREKDQAKALGARWDAVSKRWYVPEALNDSLDGFKKWLPSTNPLDHNVSADSIDNSTLSLNFEQTGFASPSNATEEQKGTKLSIVLNKVQTVLRQGFRGGVWVVAEIANINTRRGHVYLELTETNDSGQAIANCRAMIWQSQAGRLLERFSLETGSELAIGQKVLLLAEVSFHEQYGFSLVIQDLDPSYTLGELEQRLNQIRKNLMQKGIYQQNKGHQLPADYFRIAVIAPPQAAGLGDFRADADQLQKFKLCEFTYFYSSFQGDAVEGEMLEAIAAVKSLHQTKPFDALVIIRGGGAKLDLNMLNIESIAETLCLLELPVFSGIGHERDNTILDEVAHSRFDTPSKVIGFIKTQIVQQAKNAQINWTHIEQSSRILVQNLHHKINKLNHEITQNSLGCVYRWQKKVEPIHYEISRLSESKISRVTQDIDAIYHSINAEVKSKVNLVEKEVGRLKETINLEAKRSLSTQKQQIIQWIAFILSSGPKSQLNRGFSIVKDADGKPITTAKQALEQETVELEFSDGMIEAKIEKNQKIKTH, encoded by the coding sequence ATGATATTTTTAGAAGTCCCTTTTAGAGAGAAGGATCAAGCCAAGGCACTGGGTGCACGCTGGGATGCGGTCAGCAAACGCTGGTATGTGCCAGAAGCGTTAAATGATAGTTTAGATGGCTTTAAAAAATGGTTACCAAGTACCAATCCGCTTGATCACAATGTTTCAGCCGACAGTATTGATAATTCAACACTGTCATTGAACTTTGAGCAAACTGGTTTTGCGAGTCCTTCCAATGCCACTGAAGAGCAGAAAGGAACCAAACTTTCTATTGTCCTCAATAAAGTTCAAACGGTTCTCAGACAAGGTTTTCGAGGTGGGGTTTGGGTTGTCGCTGAAATCGCCAATATCAATACTCGTCGTGGACATGTCTATTTAGAGTTAACCGAAACCAATGATAGCGGTCAGGCCATTGCGAACTGTCGCGCGATGATCTGGCAAAGCCAGGCTGGACGGTTATTGGAGCGTTTCAGCCTTGAAACGGGTTCTGAATTGGCGATTGGGCAAAAAGTGTTGCTGCTTGCAGAAGTCAGTTTTCATGAGCAATATGGTTTCTCACTGGTTATCCAGGATTTAGATCCAAGCTACACTTTAGGTGAGCTTGAGCAACGACTCAATCAAATCAGAAAAAACCTGATGCAAAAGGGTATCTACCAACAAAATAAAGGCCACCAATTGCCGGCAGACTATTTCAGGATAGCGGTGATTGCTCCACCTCAAGCTGCAGGATTGGGGGACTTTAGAGCGGACGCCGATCAATTACAGAAATTTAAACTCTGTGAGTTCACTTATTTTTACAGTAGCTTTCAAGGGGATGCGGTAGAGGGTGAAATGCTGGAAGCGATTGCTGCGGTCAAGTCTCTTCATCAAACCAAACCCTTTGATGCGTTAGTGATCATTCGCGGTGGAGGCGCAAAGCTGGATTTGAATATGCTTAATATCGAGTCTATTGCAGAAACCCTATGCTTATTAGAACTTCCTGTATTTTCGGGTATCGGTCATGAACGCGATAACACCATATTGGATGAGGTGGCCCATAGCCGCTTTGATACACCAAGTAAGGTGATTGGTTTTATTAAAACCCAAATCGTTCAGCAAGCAAAAAATGCTCAAATAAACTGGACACATATTGAACAGTCCAGTCGAATTCTAGTGCAGAATTTACACCATAAAATCAATAAGCTAAACCATGAAATCACTCAGAATAGTTTAGGTTGTGTCTACCGCTGGCAAAAAAAAGTAGAGCCGATTCATTATGAAATAAGCCGTCTCAGCGAGTCTAAAATTTCGAGAGTCACTCAGGATATCGATGCAATCTACCACAGCATTAACGCTGAAGTTAAGAGTAAGGTGAATTTGGTTGAAAAAGAAGTAGGGCGGTTAAAAGAGACAATTAATCTTGAGGCCAAACGTTCTTTGAGCACTCAAAAACAGCAGATAATTCAATGGATTGCGTTTATTTTAAGTTCCGGGCCAAAATCCCAGTTAAACAGGGGGTTTAGCATTGTCAAAGATGCCGATGGCAAACCGATTACGACGGCGAAACAGGCACTTGAACAAGAGACCGTCGAGCTTGAGTTCAGCGATGGGATGATTGAAGCCAAAATCGAAAAAAACCAGAAAATCAAAACGCATTAG
- a CDS encoding response regulator transcription factor, translating to MQNTDYKIAVIEDDELQLNSLVEALKQQGFTITPFTNRADAEKSFAESLPDLVISDIILGSEVDGGFDLAKHLLSYNQPIPIIFLSERQSEFDIYTGHALGAIDYLPKPISLNVLIVKVKNLLRITGAPKSNNANDEKSKIPNLELAPEQFKAYWHNKPLDLTATEFEMLKQFATAGESSVISYDALQSSTQGVVERNTINTHICRIRNAFKKITPDFNLIHNEYGRGYSWQDKP from the coding sequence ATGCAAAATACCGATTATAAAATCGCCGTTATTGAAGATGATGAACTACAGCTCAATAGTTTAGTTGAAGCGCTTAAACAGCAAGGCTTTACCATCACCCCTTTTACTAACCGTGCGGATGCAGAAAAGTCATTTGCGGAGTCTTTACCTGATTTAGTCATTTCGGATATTATTTTAGGCTCTGAAGTCGATGGTGGTTTTGATTTGGCGAAACACTTACTGAGTTACAACCAACCTATCCCGATTATCTTCCTGTCAGAACGCCAATCAGAATTTGATATTTATACCGGCCATGCTTTGGGTGCAATCGATTACCTTCCAAAACCGATTAGTTTAAATGTACTTATTGTGAAGGTTAAAAACCTTCTTCGTATTACCGGCGCTCCTAAATCAAATAACGCCAATGATGAAAAATCGAAAATCCCCAATCTTGAACTTGCTCCAGAACAATTTAAAGCTTACTGGCACAATAAGCCATTGGACTTAACGGCAACAGAGTTTGAAATGTTAAAGCAGTTTGCTACTGCAGGAGAAAGTAGCGTTATTTCCTATGATGCGTTGCAATCTTCTACTCAAGGTGTGGTTGAGCGTAATACAATCAATACTCATATTTGTAGAATTCGTAATGCGTTTAAGAAAATTACCCCTGACTTCAATTTAATTCACAATGAATATGGACGTGGTTATAGTTGGCAAGATAAACCCTAA
- a CDS encoding RNA polymerase factor sigma-54, with the protein MALMPGLQINMGQQLKLTPQLQQSIKILQYSALEVQQTIEATLETNFMLEVNEEFDQDDDEKDNLEAANDPSSDEKTEIANATDSETPLDINQSDTIKDDLEIDYDWEEVYTDHTPASNQSAEEYTSAETYTASEESLHDHLYWQSDIYPWDENESVIASYIIDDINEEGYLSSSLEDIKDSIANNEPDVIVSVPEVEAVLKVIQQFEPTGVGARTVQESLLLQLANQPKTPYVMTAIQLITENFDWLSFHDSKRIKKLYGLDDDELTQLIRLIQSLNPRPGRDYSSTQSEVIVPDLRLRRVKDGWLVELNSNAFPRLSINTAYIDLASSLKNDEQSKQIKEQLLEAKGLIKSIHSRGETLLRVGKFIVEKQERFFEEGEHAMQPLVLREVADYLDLHESTISRATNQKYIQTPRGTFELKYFFSTGVSQYGSADQSAIAIKAHIKELIDAEDPKKPLSDSKLMSLLEDKDIVVARRTIAKYREALKIPSSSERKKLNKFKF; encoded by the coding sequence ATGGCACTGATGCCCGGCTTACAAATTAACATGGGACAGCAGCTTAAGCTCACCCCACAATTACAACAGTCGATTAAAATATTGCAGTACTCTGCACTTGAAGTTCAACAAACCATTGAAGCTACTCTTGAAACCAATTTCATGCTTGAAGTTAATGAAGAGTTTGATCAAGATGACGATGAAAAGGATAATCTTGAAGCGGCTAATGACCCCTCTTCCGATGAAAAGACAGAAATAGCTAACGCTACGGATAGTGAAACCCCTTTAGACATTAATCAATCCGACACGATTAAAGATGATTTAGAGATTGATTATGATTGGGAAGAAGTCTACACAGACCATACCCCAGCTTCGAATCAATCCGCGGAAGAATATACCAGTGCGGAAACCTATACCGCTTCGGAAGAGTCGTTACATGACCACCTTTATTGGCAGTCCGATATTTATCCTTGGGATGAAAATGAATCGGTCATCGCTTCATATATCATCGATGACATCAATGAAGAGGGTTACTTATCCAGCTCTTTGGAAGATATAAAGGATTCAATTGCCAACAATGAACCTGATGTAATCGTTTCAGTTCCTGAAGTTGAAGCGGTACTCAAAGTTATCCAGCAGTTTGAACCGACGGGGGTTGGTGCGAGAACCGTCCAGGAAAGCTTGCTATTGCAATTAGCCAACCAACCTAAAACACCTTATGTCATGACGGCCATCCAGTTAATTACCGAGAATTTCGATTGGCTATCATTCCACGATTCCAAAAGAATCAAGAAACTATATGGCTTAGATGATGACGAACTAACCCAGTTAATTAGGCTGATTCAATCTTTAAACCCAAGACCTGGGCGTGACTACTCCAGCACACAGTCAGAAGTGATTGTGCCTGACCTGAGATTGCGTAGAGTCAAAGATGGTTGGCTGGTTGAGTTAAACAGCAATGCCTTCCCTCGCCTGTCTATCAATACCGCTTACATTGACTTGGCGAGCAGCTTAAAAAACGACGAGCAATCTAAGCAGATTAAAGAACAATTGCTGGAAGCAAAAGGTTTGATTAAAAGTATCCATAGCCGTGGTGAAACACTTTTGAGAGTGGGCAAGTTTATTGTTGAAAAACAAGAGCGCTTTTTTGAAGAAGGAGAACATGCTATGCAACCATTGGTTTTAAGGGAAGTCGCTGACTATTTAGATTTACATGAATCAACCATCTCACGAGCGACTAACCAAAAATACATTCAGACACCTCGTGGAACTTTTGAACTGAAGTACTTCTTTTCTACAGGGGTTAGTCAATATGGAAGTGCGGATCAATCTGCCATCGCAATCAAGGCTCATATCAAAGAGTTGATAGACGCAGAAGACCCTAAAAAGCCATTAAGTGACAGTAAGCTAATGAGTCTTTTAGAGGATAAGGACATTGTGGTTGCTCGCAGGACGATTGCGAAATACCGAGAAGCCCTGAAAATCCCATCCTCAAGTGAGCGAAAAAAACTGAATAAATTTAAGTTTTAA